A window from Bacteroidales bacterium encodes these proteins:
- a CDS encoding amidophosphoribosyltransferase, translating to MSGFFGAVSKDDCVSDVYYGTDYHSHLGTKRAGMAFYSKEKGFHRAIHKLDNGYFRSKFEDNLPDFEGKSGIGVISDNESQPIIVTSHLGRYAVATVSKIVNIDELEERYMKMKHTFAENSQGAINPTELVAMLIAEGKDFVSGIQNVYEMVKGSCSILVLTKDGIIAARDKLGRTPIIIGKKENAYSVTFETCAFPNLGYEIEKYIGPGEIVKITADGYEQLKKPYDKMQVCSFLWVYYGYPPSYYENINVDECRYRCGSALAVKDNIKVDFVAGIPDSGIGHAYGYSNKAQLPLKRPYAKYTPTWPRSFMPQNQQMRDLVAKMKLIPNVSVTKGKSGVFLDDSIVRGTQLKDNVCSLFQSGMKEVHMRIACPPLTYPCMYLNFSRSRSNMDLATYKAVKKLEGKENADMKEYSNCCSEKYKAMVEQIRLDLGLTSLKYQKLDDLVNAIGLPKEKLCTHCWDGSSYY from the coding sequence ATGAGCGGATTTTTCGGAGCAGTTTCAAAAGATGATTGTGTAAGTGATGTATATTATGGCACAGACTATCATTCACACCTGGGAACAAAAAGAGCCGGAATGGCTTTCTATTCAAAAGAAAAAGGGTTCCACCGTGCAATCCATAAATTGGATAATGGATATTTCAGGAGTAAATTCGAAGACAATCTTCCCGATTTTGAAGGCAAAAGCGGTATAGGAGTTATCAGCGATAATGAATCGCAGCCAATTATTGTTACCTCGCACCTGGGGCGCTATGCCGTAGCAACAGTTAGCAAAATAGTGAACATCGATGAACTGGAAGAACGGTATATGAAGATGAAACACACCTTTGCCGAAAACAGCCAGGGCGCTATTAATCCTACAGAACTGGTTGCCATGCTTATTGCAGAAGGAAAAGATTTTGTTTCAGGAATTCAGAATGTTTATGAGATGGTTAAAGGTTCCTGTTCTATTTTAGTTTTAACCAAAGATGGAATCATTGCAGCCCGCGACAAACTTGGAAGAACTCCCATTATCATCGGAAAAAAAGAAAATGCCTATTCTGTTACTTTCGAAACCTGCGCATTTCCTAACTTAGGTTATGAAATAGAAAAATATATTGGTCCCGGCGAAATTGTGAAGATCACTGCTGACGGATATGAACAATTAAAAAAGCCGTATGATAAAATGCAGGTATGTTCTTTCCTTTGGGTATACTATGGTTATCCACCTTCATATTACGAAAATATAAATGTAGATGAATGCCGTTATCGTTGTGGTTCGGCACTTGCCGTAAAAGACAATATCAAAGTTGATTTTGTTGCCGGAATTCCTGATTCAGGTATTGGTCATGCTTATGGTTATAGCAACAAAGCACAACTTCCGCTTAAAAGACCTTATGCGAAATATACTCCAACATGGCCACGTAGCTTTATGCCACAGAACCAGCAAATGCGCGATCTTGTTGCAAAAATGAAATTGATACCGAACGTTTCTGTAACCAAAGGAAAAAGCGGTGTATTCCTTGACGATTCCATTGTTCGCGGTACTCAGCTGAAAGATAATGTTTGTTCATTATTTCAATCCGGAATGAAAGAAGTGCATATGCGCATTGCATGCCCTCCGCTAACTTACCCATGCATGTATTTAAACTTTAGCCGTTCCCGTTCCAATATGGACCTTGCCACATATAAAGCAGTAAAGAAACTTGAAGGAAAAGAAAATGCCGACATGAAAGAATACTCAAACTGCTGTTCCGAAAAATACAAAGCAATGGTTGAACAAATAAGATTAGACCTTGGGCTTACCTCATTGAAATACCAAAAGCTTGACGATCTTGTAAATGCTATTGGATTGCCTAAAGAAAAATTATGTACACATTGCTGGGATGGTTCAAGCTATTACTAG